ATTATCTGCCATCCCGCTAAAGTGCCTATAAATTCAAGGCAAACGCCCCCATGTTCCTGGACGAACTAGACCACCGCATCATCGACATGTTGCAGCGCGATGGCCGCGCCACGCAGCTGGAGCTGGCGCGTGCGGTGAAGCTGTCCCAGCCGGCGGTGGCGGAGCGGATCCGCAAATTGGAGGAGCGCGGCGTCATCACGGGCTACTCGGCTCGTGTGGACGCGGCGAAGCTCGGCAAGGACATCACGGCCTTCATCGGCGTGAGCATCGAGCACCCGAAATACTTCGACGAGTTCCTGACGAAGGTGTTGTCGCTGCCGGACGTCCTGGAGTGCCACCGCGTGGCGGGCCAGGACTCATACCTTCTCAAGGTGAAGACGGCGAACACCCGTTCGCTCGACTCCCTTCTGGTGGGAACGCTGCGCACCATCGCGGGAGTCACCCGCACGCAGACGACCATCGTCCTGACGTCCATGAAGGAGGACACGCATGTCCACGTGCCTCCGCAGCCCCCGAAAGGAGCGTGACGTATGAGCGCCGACGCGATGAGCGCCCCCCTTCCCCCGCCGCCCGTATGGCGGTTGGCCCAGCGGATGTCCCGCATCAAGACGTCCGCGGTGCGCGAAATCCTGAAGGTCGCCGAGCGGCCCGACATCCTCTCCTTCGCGGGAGGCCTGCCGGCCCCGGAGCTCTTCCCGCTGGAAGCCATCGCCGAGGCGCACGCCGAGGCCCTGGCCACCGAGGGACGCGCCGCGCTCCAGTACAGCACCACTGAGGGCTTCGGCCCGCTGCGTGAGTGGATTTGCGGCCACCTCCAGAATCGCGGCCGCCAGTCCAACGCGGACCAGGTGCTCATCACCAACGGCTCGCAGCAGGGCATCGACCTGGTGGCCAAGGTCCTGCTGGACCCCGGTGACCTCATCATCGTGGAGAACCCCAGCTACCTGGCGGCGCTGCAGACGTTCGGCGCCTATGAGGCGCGCTTCGCCACGGTGGGCAGCGACGACCAGGGCATGCGCACCGACGACCTGGAGCGCCTGCTGGCCACGCACAAGCCCAAGCTGGTGTACGTGGTCGCCAACTTCCAGAACCCCAAGGGCACCACCCTGTCGCTGGAGCGGCGGCGCGAACTGGTCCGCCTGGCCCAGCAGTACCGCTTCCTCATCCTGGAGGACGACCCGTACGGCGAGCTGCGCTTCCGCGGCGAGCACCTGCCGTCCCTGTCCGCCTTCGACGACGAGGGCGTCGTCGTGTCGCTGGGCACCTTCTCCAAGACGCTGGCCCCGGGCATGCGCCTGGGCTGGGTGGTGGGCCCGCGCGACTTCGTGCGCAGCCTGGCCATCGCCAAGCAGTCCACCGACCTGCACACGGCCACGCTGGCTCAGCGCGCGGTGGTGAAGCTGCTGGCGCGCTTCGACTACGCGGCCCACCTGGAGTCGCTGCGCCCCGTCTACGGCGAGCGCGCCCAGGCCATGCTGGATGCCCTCCAGGCGCACATGCCCGCGGGCACCCAGTGGACGCACCCCGAAGGCGGCATGTTCCTGTGGGTGGAGCTGCCCGGCGGTCTGGACGCCCAGGCGCTGCTGCCCAAGGCGGTGGAGCAGAAGGTGGCCTTCGTACCGGGCGCGCCCTTCTTCGCCAACAACCCGCGCCCGGAGTTCATGCGCCTCAACTACTCCAACCGCCCGCCGGAGCTGATTACCGAGGGCATGCGCCGCCTGGGCGCCGTGATTGCCGCCGAGCTGGGTTGAGCCGCTGACGGGGCACCTTTGCCGCGCCGCGTCGGAAACGACGCGGCGCTTTTCGTTCCAGCGAAGTTGAAGATTGATTCAGGTTTCACATCGCTCACCGCTGGCCAGCGCGGTCGGGGTTTCGTACCCTGCGCGGCATTTCGTATCACCCCACCTGCCGGAGAGACACATGCAGCTCAAGGACCTGAAGATCATCGTCACGGGCGGCGCCCAGGGCATGGGCGCTCACTTCGCGCAGCGCCTGCACGAGGCGGGCGCCCAGGTGGCCGTGGGTGACGTGGCCGAGGAGCGCCTCGCCGCGCTGCCCGCCGGCATCCACCGCCGCAAGCTGGACGTGTCCTCCGAGGAGGACATCGTCTCCTTCGTGAACTGGGCGCAGGGCGCCATGGGCGGCCTCAACGGCCTCATCAACAACGCGGGCATCCTCCGTGACGCGCTGCTGGTGAAGAAGGACCGGACCACCGGCGAGGTGAAGAAGCTGTCCACCGCCGACTGGAACGCCGTCATCGGCGTCAACCTCACGGGCGCCACGCTGATGGTGCGCGAGGTGGTGGCGAAGGTCGCCGAGTCCGGCCAGAAGGGTGGCGTGGTCGTCAACATGTCGTCCATTGCCCGCCACGGCAACCGCGGCCAGTCCAACTACGTGTCCGCGAAGGCGGCGCTGGCGGCCAACACCGTCACCTGGTCGCGCGAGTTCAGCCCCTTCGGCGTGCGCGTGGGCGCGGTGGCCCCGGGCATGATCGAGACGCCGATGACGCAGGGCATGAACCAGAAGGCCCGCGACGCGCTGGTCTCCAACATCCCCGTGGGCCGCATCGGCGTGCCCGAGGACATCTGGCTCGCCGTGAAGTTCATCCTGGAGTGCGACTACTTCAACGGCCGCACCATCGACGTGGACGGCGGCCTCAACTTCTGAGCC
This genomic window from Myxococcus virescens contains:
- a CDS encoding SDR family oxidoreductase yields the protein MQLKDLKIIVTGGAQGMGAHFAQRLHEAGAQVAVGDVAEERLAALPAGIHRRKLDVSSEEDIVSFVNWAQGAMGGLNGLINNAGILRDALLVKKDRTTGEVKKLSTADWNAVIGVNLTGATLMVREVVAKVAESGQKGGVVVNMSSIARHGNRGQSNYVSAKAALAANTVTWSREFSPFGVRVGAVAPGMIETPMTQGMNQKARDALVSNIPVGRIGVPEDIWLAVKFILECDYFNGRTIDVDGGLNF
- a CDS encoding PLP-dependent aminotransferase family protein; this encodes MSADAMSAPLPPPPVWRLAQRMSRIKTSAVREILKVAERPDILSFAGGLPAPELFPLEAIAEAHAEALATEGRAALQYSTTEGFGPLREWICGHLQNRGRQSNADQVLITNGSQQGIDLVAKVLLDPGDLIIVENPSYLAALQTFGAYEARFATVGSDDQGMRTDDLERLLATHKPKLVYVVANFQNPKGTTLSLERRRELVRLAQQYRFLILEDDPYGELRFRGEHLPSLSAFDDEGVVVSLGTFSKTLAPGMRLGWVVGPRDFVRSLAIAKQSTDLHTATLAQRAVVKLLARFDYAAHLESLRPVYGERAQAMLDALQAHMPAGTQWTHPEGGMFLWVELPGGLDAQALLPKAVEQKVAFVPGAPFFANNPRPEFMRLNYSNRPPELITEGMRRLGAVIAAELG
- a CDS encoding Lrp/AsnC family transcriptional regulator; this translates as MFLDELDHRIIDMLQRDGRATQLELARAVKLSQPAVAERIRKLEERGVITGYSARVDAAKLGKDITAFIGVSIEHPKYFDEFLTKVLSLPDVLECHRVAGQDSYLLKVKTANTRSLDSLLVGTLRTIAGVTRTQTTIVLTSMKEDTHVHVPPQPPKGA